atctagtctgctagaagcgcaatcaatccttattgttaaaaaaGGCAAAGTAGCATCAGCAAGACTggcggatcaggttttttcatCAGGGCGGCGACAGCCATTTTGGCCCAcccggctgaaaaggcctggggagaaccctgcataCAGTAGGTTACAGCAGATATATCCCTGCCctaagaatatttattttctaatgatCGCCTTCCATAAGGAAAAGTGAATAACCCCCAAAAACTATATTTCAGATTTTCAATTCAAGGCACAGAACTGAGGCTTTATCTGTGGTTAGAGGGATATACAAGAAAGACAGTGAGTAGTGCAGTTTCATGCCTTCTGATTAAACATCACTAAAAACTGTCACTGAAGCACTGCATCTGATTGCTCAAATGGCAAAACTGTTTAGGTGTTAACATGTTGGACTATGCAATTTGAACAATGCCTGGGTACAGACAATAAATCACTGTTGCTAACACcatttgtgttttgatgttttaataacCATGACCATTAACCATGTAAAATTTAAAACTGATAATCCTCAATTTCACGCAAGTAAAATTACCCAATGTCAGTCACTATTACTTTTGATTCCCAACAGTATTCCTCCCTGTGTCTTCCAATGTGAAGAAATCCAAGATCTGttgcatttaaattgtattcattttggtGGATTACATGGAAGCTGTGATTTGCACTGTACTATGCAAGATGTGGCAAGAACCTGAACGCTCATCCTTTACTCACCACAACTTTACATGTATGCATGGGCGTGCTGCAGAGCCACTTTAACAAGATTGTCAATACAGTGCAAAGAGGCGTGCACTTACTCATTTTCCCGATACTCTGTCAAAGAACCCAGTGAAGTCAATCGCTGCTCCaaagccattattttaaagccCATATAACATGATGACAGAACTAGGACACACACTctgagaaaaacaacacattaatagATGTAAAAACTATCAGAACACAGCAAATAGGCCAGTAGAATATTCCAGTTATTACACACTTTACATCTACTACAGTAATTATATTATGTTTGTAACTGAActattcagtttattaatttcacTTCCATACCAAATGCTTGTAACAAATACAAGTCAAagctaaattaaatacaaatatactgcaCTGGACCCTGGGTTTTAAAAAGTTAAGCTAAACTGATCTGCTGGAAAACAAGCCTGCTTCCAATGTACCAGACACAGAGTATTTAGAAGAAAGAAAACCCTACAATATATAACCAAATGGTACTTTTACTGTGAAACAGGAATAGATATCCATATATTACAGAAGTTTCCTGTTCCCCAGTTTCTGAAGTTATCTTTCCTACTACATACTACTGGAGGGGAGTTCTCTTCCTAAACCtatatacaggtctgcagtgatGAAAGAGTTAAAGTTACTTACAAGACCAAGTAGACAAGGAGAAGGGAGTTCAAAGATATTGGCCGTAACGATTTCACTTTATGCACAACACCCACCAGTTTGGAAGAACCTGCCACATACCAAAAAGAAGGCGAGTGTAGATGAACCATGACCTTTTTGAAAAACGTAACTGTACAGTGCTCATCTAGGTTTCTAATGAACCACTTACCTTTCTTGTGCACACTCATATTTCTTTCAGGATTCTGTTGCATGTGAATATCAGCATGGACAGGTAGCTCTCCATTCTTAACTACATTTAGGAAAGTAGGACACACTCCTGGAAATTCTTTGGGAAAAAGAAATTGAAACCCTGAAGTGTTCCAAGTATAATGTTTCAGCCAAGCAGGGAGCATTCTTTATATTCCTACCCTATAATCTGTTCAATCTAGTAGTTCATTGTGATCTACTTTAGTTCTGCCCCCAGACTGGTTGGTAACAGCTTGCACTGATTAACTTTGCATGGGCACTTGTTACAAGGTACTCCATAAACTGTGAATAAAGGCTAAatctactactacaaaaaaaaaagcatacagctTAATAGCTATAACTATAGACCCAAGGCTTATTTACCAAAGCCTTGATATTAAAGTGCTATGCCAGTAAGTGTCATTTTATGGTATAAAAAGGAGAAGCTATGCTCATATTTTGGATTTCAAGCAACACAAGAACCATACTACGAATTAAAATAAGTGTCCAGAATATTTCCCAATCTAAAATCTTAAGTAAATTACCTTCCTAGTTGCCATCTGAGTTTACAACAGATGTAACCAATGCCTTCTAATTATCCtagctctctctccctcttaaattaaatgtatttgttataaggcTTTCTCCAAATGAAATACATATCTAGCCAACCACATCCGCTAGTTCTATTTTCACCACAGTTGTGTGTTTAAATAAGCACCACGTACCCAATGTCAACAGTTGAGGCTATAAGGTCTTGCTTACCTGGAATACTTTCATATTCAGGTGTCTGTGAGCCAGAGCTGGTAGTTTCCTCCATCTCCTGTCTTCTTTTTCTAACTGCTCCGTCCAAATCAGAGAAATCTGCAGTAAAATCCTAACAGACCAAATTAAATGAATCCCAATGTTTGTGCTAGATACACCTGATCAATACATGTTTACTGGTCATAGCAAAGCATAAACATACAAATCAAGCCAGATTAAAAACCATGAAAAACACACTTACTGAACCATTTGCGAGCAAATCAAATGTGGCATAATGGAGCTTTACGTTGAATCACAGAATACACTTTTGTTGACATTGGAGTCTCTTCAATTATCTAAAATTCAGCATATAAATATTGCTGCCCTTTTAATCACAGTACAAAATAGTTCAATTAGCAGAAAAAAATTGGGGCATTAAGATGCACCATTGTTTACATTATTAAATTAGACCCCGTAACTTCAAAGCGTGTGGTCTGCAATCATTGATATGAGCAGAGGGTAAAAATGTGGCAAGGAAATAGTACATTTCTACTGAGAAAAATAGAACAAGTATCAGATCAAAATACCTACCAGAGACAAGGATGTTGGACGTTCTGCCCTGAAGCTGTTTTCAGCCGATATGACTGGACTGTTTCCGGTACTTTTgtcctaaaatacatttttattccatTAGCTGTTACTGTTTCCAAGGGAATCACTTTGATCTATATGTTGACACTGTGTCAACTTTCATTTAGATTCTCAATTTCTCTCCTTATTCTTTGGAGGAACAATGTAGAGCATCCTAGTCTACCATGCAGGTGCACACCCAGTAAATGTTTCCTCTTCTGGACAGATAAATCATTTTCCAGTTAGAACATGTGTTATGCCACCCAGCTTTATTAATTGTAGAAGAGGTGAAAGACAGTTACTTTCTCCTCTGAAAGAGAAATTATCCTATACAGAGAGAACCGTGGTACTAATACCTGCATGTCAACATTGACAAGGCAGCCATCCCTCAAAAGATCTCTCctttaaaaataactataaaaggGAAAGTTGAACTCAGAAATGAAGGGTTACATGCAAGAAAGTTATATAAATGTGTAGTGGATAAAAAACACCAGTGGCACATTGTTAAACTACTCAATGAAGTACAAAAGtaacaaaccaaacaaatacTGAGGTGCTGAATGATGTAAATTACTGTCAGAATTGTCACCCCAATTAACCTGCCTTCTTTAAAAATATCACTCAAGGTCATTATCACAACATCTAAGACCAGCTTCATATCCTAGCCTGGCCACTGAATTTAATGTATAGGGACCATTAACACCATTAAGTTACATTGAACTTAGTAAAATTATAGCATATCAAAACTACTCACCTCCAGATGAACACATACAGCTTTCAGGACCTTATACGTTGCATCTCTGGACAGCAAAGACCCAAACACATGCtgggaaaaatgaaaaaattatatatctccaaaagaaagaaacaaacaaaaaaaaaagtcagacagaTTTTGATTCCTTCAGGAAGTTATCTGGGGCTCTGCAGCTTTAACTAGACAGTGGGAATGAGGGATCTGGAGCTGTACAGTGCAGAACAAGACATTCTACTTCATTTGCTTACCCGGTCATTTGGGGTTGCTATAACAAGCGCATTTGGCACTAAAAtggcagtttttgttttcttaataaggGTCACAGATGAAACTGCGATAACAATCTAGtggaagaaaacaacaacaaaaaaaaataggtagTCAGGAGGCGCAATACTGTTCAAAAGAAGCAGAACTGTTCTTGCAATACTGTCATCACTTTGTTTAATGAGGCACAATTATGTGTACGTCACACTTTAAGAGCAAGACTTGTAAATAGGGTTATCTGAATGTGAGCACATTAGTACAATAAAAGACAAATACACACAGTAGGAATCTATTCATTTACATCTAAAAATGCATATTGCCTTTTGTGATTTACTTTGCTCAAAGATGatccatgtatttttttgtggTCTGCCGAGTGGGAAGATTTCCCATTGTACTACATTGGTGCTATTTGGACAAATGGCTCCATTCCAAGACATCGTTAGAGGTCTAAAGGAGTTAACCGATGTACAGTAAAGCCTGTATTCACTGCTACTTAAAATAAGCAATAACCTGCTATTAACTAGCCTGTATTTCTTATCTACACAAGTGAAACAGACACCTTGGATGCAGGAAGCAGCATCCAGCTCAGGTGCCATTGCAGTTCATCAATAGTAATGTCCATccctttaaatatataaagactgcttgtttgtaacaaaaaaaaaaaaaaaaaaaaaaataagaaaaacccCTTCATACCCTTGTGTCTTTGCCAAATACTTTGGAATGGAAACAGATCCAGTTTTCTGAAACATACAGCTTTCCTTGATAGAGGATGTCTTTTTGTAAGGCACATGTATAACCtagacacaaataaatacaatggttTGCAGTGGAATACATCCTCTGTATAgtacaatacaaatactaaaTCTACTGTTGATTAGGTAATGCACACCGGCATCAAACATCACTACAGGTGTGTATtgagcaaacattaaaaaaaattaaatttacaacAAAGTTTGATTATATTAGTTATATGCACATATGACTGCTAAGGAAAACTACAATGGTGTTTGAACAGCTGCAGGTCCTTTTACCCATGCAGCCCTAGAATATTGTTTTCTATCATTTAGGTATACTTTGTCTATTATACTgtaatcattatatatatttcactttttcaaaactgactttaTAAACTAGTCTGTATAAAGTTACTGTGTTCAATGTGTATTTGTGAAGTTTCTTACTTTGTTTTAGAGGCTCGTCCTTACACACTTCCTTGAAAAGCTTATGAAACTGTGCATTAGCCTtggtaaactgaaaaaaataaaacatgaaatactttaccaGGGAGAACCGTTAGttcagttgtcatgaaacttgacaATATTTTAGTGTTTCTGGGTTATATGATTGAGATCTGTCTATGTCAGTATATCAATTATAtgcagtcaaacctgctcatgcgaccacctttatttagTGACCACTTGGTCTAAATAACCACTTTAAATTTCTCCCAATAATATtcgtgcttttatttaactgcatTAAGCGAGTACCTGTCTAACGCAAACAGAGACCACAGTTCTTATCCAGCAActgactcaaacctgtattaaagcACCATTACACAGAGCTATTGTTAGaagaaaaacatgattttaaatggTATgccctaaattcaaagg
The sequence above is a segment of the Polyodon spathula isolate WHYD16114869_AA chromosome 2, ASM1765450v1, whole genome shotgun sequence genome. Coding sequences within it:
- the LOC121302411 gene encoding GRAM domain-containing protein 2B-like isoform X1 gives rise to the protein MVKQYAYDDSALCSYRRQYSFLKPMHSTPSSPMESIGSMQLCSETENGGEEKQKKAGKPLNEQLQPLNIDAEFFQTRKKSPLVRSKTFDTNFFQNSSECETKLERKKSSTSQFTKANAQFHKLFKEVCKDEPLKQSYTCALQKDILYQGKLYVSENWICFHSKVFGKDTRIVIAVSSVTLIKKTKTAILVPNALVIATPNDRHVFGSLLSRDATYKVLKAVCVHLEDKSTGNSPVISAENSFRAERPTSLSLDFTADFSDLDGAVRKRRQEMEETTSSGSQTPEYESIPEFPGVCPTFLNVVKNGELPVHADIHMQQNPERNMSVHKKGSSKLVGVVHKVKSLRPISLNSLLLVYLVLVCVLVLSSCYMGFKIMALEQRLTSLGSLTEYRENELFVQQRSESNVNAEMIHGELTSNLARLEQIKKNLQRLLDETE
- the LOC121302411 gene encoding GRAM domain-containing protein 2B-like isoform X2; the protein is MVLVMEEQENCEGQLCTPVEEIKLARSSSKKEQRGVTFHSETENGGEEKQKKAGKPLNEQLQPLNIDAEFFQTRKKSPLVRSKTFDTNFFQNSSECETKLERKKSSTSQFTKANAQFHKLFKEVCKDEPLKQSYTCALQKDILYQGKLYVSENWICFHSKVFGKDTRIVIAVSSVTLIKKTKTAILVPNALVIATPNDRHVFGSLLSRDATYKVLKAVCVHLEDKSTGNSPVISAENSFRAERPTSLSLDFTADFSDLDGAVRKRRQEMEETTSSGSQTPEYESIPEFPGVCPTFLNVVKNGELPVHADIHMQQNPERNMSVHKKGSSKLVGVVHKVKSLRPISLNSLLLVYLVLVCVLVLSSCYMGFKIMALEQRLTSLGSLTEYRENELFVQQRSESNVNAEMIHGELTSNLARLEQIKKNLQRLLDETE
- the LOC121302411 gene encoding GRAM domain-containing protein 2B-like isoform X3; translated protein: MVKQYAYDDSALCSYRRQYSFLKPMHSTPSSPMESIGSMQLCSETENGGEEKQKKAGKPLNEQLQPLNIDAEFFQTRKKSPLVRSKTFDTNFFQNSSECETKLERKKSSTSQFTKANAQFHKLFKEVCKDEPLKQSYTCALQKDILYQGKLYVSENWICFHSKVFGKDTRIVIAVSSVTLIKKTKTAILVPNALVIATPNDRHVFGSLLSRDATYKVLKAVCVHLEDKSTGNSPVISAENSFRAERPTSLSLDFTADFSDLDGAVRKRRQEMEETTSSGSQTPEYESIPVKNGELPVHADIHMQQNPERNMSVHKKGSSKLVGVVHKVKSLRPISLNSLLLVYLVLVCVLVLSSCYMGFKIMALEQRLTSLGSLTEYRENELFVQQRSESNVNAEMIHGELTSNLARLEQIKKNLQRLLDETE